Genomic DNA from Epinephelus moara isolate mb chromosome 24, YSFRI_EMoa_1.0, whole genome shotgun sequence:
tgaggaaaataatatatattctTTAATTAAAACGTGAAAACaggttctagtagaaaccccaaatacaagtatgaacctatGAATAAGCATTATATGGGACCtttaagtacaaaaaaaaaaagacatccgTGTAGTTATTGCTGCCTTTTTATGAGCCACCAATGATACTGAGACTACTTGTTACAGCCCGGACACTGATATTAGAAATTATAATTGCCAACAATTGGAAGCGGAACACGTGAAAACCTCATGTATTTCACCGTCGGAACTTAATAGTGTAACATCCAGCGGAAGTAAACAAGAAAAAGGCGGCAGTCGCGTTTCCCAAATGACTGAGTTAACTTCAGGAGGTTAATCTATGAGTTAAACCTCGAGCCACATTTACTGTAGCCTACATTAGACAACAATGTGTTCAGTTGAGTCTTTGAGAGAGTTTGTCAACGAGcgactaactgctgctgctgaagaaatattgGGAGTTTTTCAAAGAAGCATCGTCGAGTACGAGGAAGAGATCGATCGTCAGCGCAGACTGTTGGATATCGTTTTGAAGCCTGAAATAAAGTTACACAGGACAGGTGGGTGAAAGCTAATTGAAGTAATTTACtggcatgtgtgtttatttgctgtAGCATGACATTAGTATGCTGTTGGTGTTGTTGTGTGTCCCTCCAGAGCTCCCACAGCAACATGtgtgtaaggaggaggaggttgtccctgagcagcagctctgtattgAGGAGAGGAAGTCCAGTGTGGACcaagaggagccagagcctccagagattaaagaggaagaggaggaagtgtgcagcagtcaggagggagagcagcttgtaGTGAAGCAGGAGACTGATGGCTTTATGTTGACTCCTGCTGATGAGGAAAGTGAGCACAGTGAAGATCAGACTCTGGACTTCATTCATGATGACACTCAAAGTGCAGCAGAGAAAGAGTCTGTATTTAAAATGCCAGTTATAAGCTCTGTGATATCAGAAGCAACCAGTGAGCACCAGCTGCTCTCTCACAACTCTCATGTAGCTGAGAGCCAAGATGAGGAAGAATACCAGCATGGAGACTCAGGATCAACTAGAAACACAGAGCTTCAAGCAGAGAAAAGACATCATGAAAGTGAAATGAACAGTAACAGTCCACACACCTCTGCTGTGATAAACTTAAATACAGGTAAAAAACCTTTCAAATGTGACATATGTGGGAAAGTTTTTGAGTACAAGTCAAAATTGCAGAGACACCAgaacacccacacaggtgagaagctgttttcttgcaaaacatgtgggaaagGAGTCAGTGACACATCAGCATTGAGCGCTCATATAAgaacccacacaggtgagaagccatttCTTTGCAAGACCTGCGGGAAAAGATTCAATGACGCATCAGTATTGAAAAGTCACAttagaatccacacaggtgagaagccacaTACTTGTAAAATATGTGGGAGAGCTTTCAGACGTAATGGAGACTTGTTAGTCCACATGAGGACTCAttcaggtgagaagccgtatacttgcaaaacatgtgggagaCACTTCAGATCTAGCAGTAATTTGGCAGTCCATATGaaaatccacacaggtgagaagccgtatctTTGCAAGACTTGCGGGAAAAGGTTCAGACAAAACTATCGTatgaaaagacatttaaaaacccacacaggtgagaagccatttatatgcaaaacatgtgggagaGCTTTTAGATGGAAAAGTTACCTGGCTAtccacatgagaatccacacaggtgagatgCCGTACGTTTGTAAGACCTGCgggaaaaaatacaataacatatCAGCAttgaaaaaacatgttaaaatccATGCAGACGAGAATCAGCTTTTCTGAAACATGGGAAACACTTCAGATCTATCAGTAACTTGACAGGCCACATGAGAATGCACACAGGTGTAAAGGTGCATGACTTGAGCACAGAGGTTCCAGTTGAAGTCACATATATACAGGAGAGAgactgtttacatgcaaaacatgtggCAGAGCTTTCAGAGGCCTGTTCCATAAAGCATGCTAAGAAAAGTGGGGAGTGAAGTCCAAATCCTGAATTTTAATTGAAATTGCAGGTCTGGAAAAGTTAAACTAGTGAGATAAAGAACAAAAGGAGGAGACTGCTTTAAAGTCTGAATGAATTTTATACTTGCAagagtcatggaaaacctggaaaagtcatgaaattagCCAAAATCATTATAAGNNNNNNNNNNNNNNNNNNNNNNNNNNNNNNNNNNNNNNNNNNNNNNNNNNNNNNNNNNNNNNNNNNNNNNNNNNNNNNNNNNNNNNNNNNNNNNNNNNNNNNNNNNNNNNNNNNNNNNNNNNNNNNNNNNNNNNNNNNNNNNNNNNNNNNNNNNNNNNNNNNNNNNNNNNNNNNNN
This window encodes:
- the LOC126385587 gene encoding uncharacterized protein LOC126385587 isoform X4, with the translated sequence MCSVESLREFVNERLTAAAEEILGVFQRSIVEYEEEIDRQRRLLDIVLKPEIKLHRTELPQQHVCKEEEVVPEQQLCIEERKSSVDQEEPEPPEIKEEEEEVCSSQEGEQLVVKQETDGFMLTPADEESEHSEDQTLDFIHDDTQSAAEKESVFKMPVISSVISEATSEHQLLSHNSHVAESQDEEEYQHGDSGSTRNTELQAEKRHHESEMNSNSPHTSAVINLNTETRNSDTRRLPPQISKKTAAVSVPGGLDGDASKSLSMQQKILGDIQTAWSWVNSHQDLFCGEVMEPGILQMEHANQLQTL
- the LOC126385587 gene encoding zinc finger and SCAN domain-containing protein 2-like isoform X3; translation: MCSVESLREFVNERLTAAAEEILGVFQRSIVEYEEEIDRQRRLLDIVLKPEIKLHRTELPQQHVCKEEEVVPEQQLCIEERKSSVDQEEPEPPEIKEEEEEVCSSQEGEQLVVKQETDGFMLTPADEESEHSEDQTLDFIHDDTQSAAEKESVFKMPVISSVISEATSEHQLLSHNSHVAESQDEEEYQHGDSGSTRNTELQAEKRHHESEMNSNSPHTSAVINLNTGKKPFKCDICGKVFEYKSKLQRHQNTHTGEKLFSCKTCGKGVSDTSALSAHIRTHTGEKPYTCKTCGKHFRSSNNLTVHMRTHTGVKVHDLSRGSN